Proteins co-encoded in one Dehalogenimonas sp. WBC-2 genomic window:
- the mutS gene encoding DNA mismatch repair protein MutS: MSDSSLTPLRAQYLNVKKLYPDAIVFFRLGDFYETFDTDAELTARELEIVLTGREMGKGVKVPMAGIPYHAVDNYLARLINRGYKVAICEQTSRTGDAKGLMEREVVRLVTPGTVIEPGLLDGKRNNYLVALAPGVDDVGIAFIDITTGEFAAAQITAARLEAELHRLHPAEVILPENSGYYPKFKAPVTRLDSRDFDLDFATDILKETFGVSTLEGYGVANLALATAAAGAIIAYLKETHKEVINNISHLSAYSVSDYMALEESTVTNLEVFQNATTRAVTGSLLGILDVTRTPMGARLLRRWLGQPLLNLEAITERQNAVEWLFQNHQVRSEIERWLKSFPDLERLANRVRSFTALPREIIALKRSLEAVPELKRALNNAAVIKLKNDLKEQPNIIALIESAIEYEPSGLVGEGGVIRAGFSAQLDELRSLASGAKSHIARLESQERASTGIKNLKVGYNQVFGYYLEVSAANLTQTPERFIRKQTLANAERYITPELKEYEAQILTSRERLSEMETALYRRVLGQVGESADALLLLADAVARLDTLNSFASVANANRYVKPSINDGIGTHIIQGRHPVVEANLPLGQFIANDTILSPSAGQLIILTGPNMAGKSTYLKQTAIITLMAQTGSFVPAASAEIGLCDRIFTRIGAHEDLAAGKSTFMVEMVETANILTNATSKSLLILDEIGRGTSTYDGLAIARAVVEYIHDHLNARTLFATHYHELVNMADSLSGVRNCNVAVSEDKGEVVFLHKIVPGGVDKSYGIHVAKLAGLPKPVIKRASEVLLELESVKDKTAAKKPAPTPQLSLFQPPPPQVVSELLKLDIDSLTPRQALEMLYQLKGQIQ; this comes from the coding sequence ATGAGTGACAGCAGCCTCACACCGCTACGCGCCCAATATCTGAACGTCAAGAAACTCTACCCCGACGCCATTGTCTTCTTCCGCCTGGGCGATTTCTATGAGACTTTCGACACCGACGCGGAATTAACTGCCCGTGAGTTAGAAATCGTACTGACCGGCCGGGAGATGGGCAAAGGTGTGAAAGTGCCCATGGCCGGTATCCCCTATCACGCCGTGGACAACTATCTAGCGCGGCTTATCAACCGCGGTTATAAAGTCGCCATTTGTGAACAAACCAGCCGCACGGGTGATGCCAAAGGCTTGATGGAAAGAGAAGTAGTCAGACTGGTCACACCGGGCACCGTGATCGAGCCGGGGTTGCTTGACGGCAAACGGAATAACTACCTGGTGGCCTTGGCGCCGGGGGTCGACGATGTTGGCATTGCATTCATTGACATTACCACCGGTGAATTTGCTGCGGCGCAAATCACTGCCGCACGGCTTGAGGCAGAACTCCACCGCCTGCACCCCGCTGAGGTCATCCTGCCGGAAAATTCCGGTTATTATCCTAAATTCAAAGCGCCGGTCACCCGGTTGGATAGCCGTGATTTTGATTTGGACTTCGCCACCGACATACTCAAGGAAACCTTCGGCGTAAGCACACTGGAGGGTTACGGTGTGGCCAACTTAGCGCTGGCTACCGCCGCAGCAGGCGCTATCATCGCCTATCTCAAAGAGACACACAAAGAGGTTATCAACAACATCAGTCACTTGAGCGCCTATTCGGTTAGCGATTACATGGCGCTGGAAGAAAGCACCGTCACCAACCTGGAAGTATTCCAAAACGCCACCACCCGCGCCGTCACCGGTTCATTGCTCGGCATACTTGATGTAACTCGCACACCCATGGGCGCCAGGCTGTTACGACGGTGGCTGGGGCAACCACTTTTAAACTTGGAAGCCATAACCGAGCGGCAGAACGCCGTGGAATGGTTATTCCAGAACCACCAGGTACGCTCAGAGATAGAGCGATGGCTCAAATCTTTCCCGGATCTGGAACGGTTGGCCAACCGCGTCCGCAGCTTCACTGCCCTGCCGCGGGAAATAATCGCTCTCAAACGTTCGCTGGAGGCGGTACCGGAGCTGAAACGGGCGCTAAACAACGCAGCGGTAATCAAACTCAAAAACGATCTAAAAGAACAACCGAACATCATCGCTCTTATTGAGAGCGCCATTGAGTATGAACCATCCGGCCTGGTCGGTGAAGGCGGTGTCATTCGCGCCGGATTTTCTGCCCAACTGGATGAACTCCGCAGCCTGGCCTCCGGGGCCAAAAGCCATATCGCCAGGCTTGAATCACAGGAGCGGGCCAGCACCGGCATCAAGAACCTCAAGGTAGGTTACAATCAGGTTTTCGGTTACTATCTGGAAGTATCTGCCGCCAATCTGACCCAAACGCCGGAGCGTTTCATCCGCAAACAGACCCTGGCCAACGCTGAACGCTACATTACACCGGAGCTTAAAGAGTATGAAGCCCAGATACTCACGTCCCGTGAGCGCCTGTCGGAAATGGAAACGGCGCTCTACCGCAGGGTGTTGGGTCAGGTCGGTGAATCCGCCGATGCCCTGCTGCTGCTGGCTGACGCGGTAGCGCGCCTGGACACGCTCAACTCCTTTGCTTCAGTCGCCAATGCTAATCGTTATGTCAAGCCGTCTATCAATGATGGTATCGGCACACATATAATTCAAGGGCGGCATCCGGTCGTTGAAGCTAATTTACCATTAGGACAGTTCATCGCCAATGATACTATCCTCTCCCCTTCTGCAGGTCAGTTAATCATCCTCACCGGCCCAAATATGGCTGGGAAATCAACCTATTTAAAGCAGACAGCCATCATCACCCTCATGGCTCAGACCGGCTCCTTTGTGCCGGCCGCCAGCGCTGAGATCGGCCTGTGTGACCGCATCTTCACCCGCATCGGCGCCCATGAAGACCTGGCAGCCGGGAAATCCACTTTTATGGTTGAGATGGTAGAAACGGCCAACATCCTGACCAACGCCACTTCCAAAAGCCTGCTGATCCTTGATGAGATAGGCCGCGGCACCTCCACTTATGACGGTCTGGCCATCGCCCGAGCCGTGGTGGAGTACATCCATGACCATCTGAACGCCAGAACATTATTCGCCACCCATTATCATGAACTGGTAAACATGGCTGACAGCCTGTCCGGGGTGCGTAACTGCAATGTGGCGGTGTCGGAGGACAAAGGCGAGGTGGTATTCCTGCATAAAATCGTGCCCGGCGGCGTAGACAAGAGCTACGGCATCCACGTAGCTAAACTGGCCGGGCTGCCCAAACCGGTCATCAAACGGGCCAGCGAGGTGCTTTTAGAACTTGAATCGGTCAAAGATAAAACAGCGGCCAAAAAACCCGCCCCGACACCGCAACTGTCCCTATTCCAGCCTCCGCCGCCTCAGGTGGTCAGCGAGTTATTGAAACTAGATATAGATTCGCTTACCCCACGGCAGGCGCTGGAGATGTTATACCAGCTAAAGGGGCAGATACAGTAA